The following proteins are co-located in the Microbulbifer sp. VAAF005 genome:
- the hemF gene encoding oxygen-dependent coproporphyrinogen oxidase, protein MSDIDTKEVKAYLLGLQDRICNALSEEDGQPFREDNWERPGGGGGRTRVLEEGNLIEKGGVNFSHVYGDGLPPSATANRPELAGCSFEAMGVSLVIHPRNPYMPTSHANVRLFVAKKPGAEPIWWFGGGYDLTPYYGYHEDVVHWHQTAKQACEPFGSEIYPRFKQWCDKYFYLKHRDEARGVGGLFFDDFNKGGYDNAFALMRAVGDSYLEAYLPIVQKRKETPYGEREREFQLYRRGRYVEFNLVFDRGTLFGLQSGGRTESILMSLPSLVSWKYDWQPEPGSEEEKLYTDFLPHRDWV, encoded by the coding sequence ATGAGTGATATCGATACCAAGGAAGTAAAGGCTTATCTCCTCGGCCTACAAGACCGCATTTGTAATGCCCTGAGTGAAGAAGACGGCCAACCATTTCGCGAAGATAATTGGGAAAGGCCCGGTGGCGGTGGTGGTCGAACCCGGGTACTGGAAGAGGGCAACCTGATTGAAAAGGGGGGCGTGAACTTTTCCCATGTCTATGGGGATGGACTTCCACCCTCGGCTACGGCAAATCGCCCGGAACTGGCCGGCTGTTCTTTTGAGGCGATGGGCGTCTCTCTCGTAATTCACCCGCGCAACCCCTACATGCCCACTAGCCATGCAAACGTGCGTCTATTTGTGGCTAAAAAGCCTGGAGCTGAGCCCATCTGGTGGTTTGGTGGTGGCTATGACCTTACCCCGTATTACGGCTATCACGAGGATGTCGTACATTGGCACCAAACAGCCAAGCAGGCCTGTGAGCCTTTTGGCAGTGAGATCTATCCCCGCTTTAAGCAGTGGTGTGATAAATACTTTTACCTGAAGCATCGGGATGAAGCACGGGGAGTTGGCGGGCTCTTTTTTGATGATTTTAATAAAGGCGGCTACGACAACGCTTTTGCGCTTATGCGCGCAGTTGGCGATAGTTATCTGGAGGCCTATTTGCCAATCGTGCAGAAGCGCAAAGAGACTCCTTACGGTGAGCGTGAGCGTGAATTTCAGCTCTATCGTCGCGGGCGCTACGTGGAATTCAATTTGGTATTTGACCGTGGCACCCTGTTCGGCTTGCAAAGTGGCGGGCGAACTGAGTCCATACTGATGTCCCTGCCTTCGTTGGTGAGCTGGAAATACGACTGGCAACCGGAGCCGGGCTCTGAGGAAGAAAAACTCTACACCGATTTTCTGCCGCACAGAGACTGGGTATAG
- the dprA gene encoding DNA-processing protein DprA — MDALTATMALLRLEGIGPARYWQLLEHFATAEEALQQFPQPLLQKLSPRAQIQWREFSSRSAASELADWVERELARCADLGVQLVCHSDPDYPALLSETSRPPPVLYIRGERSALKLPQVAMVGARRATVAGLDNARAFAVELAGSGFAITSGLALGVDAAAHRGALQAAGITIAILGSGVDRIYPKHNRPLAEDILAAGGALVSELPLGSSAEAKNFPRRNRIISGLSMGVLLVEAAMRSGSLITARLALEQNREVFAIPGSIHNPMARGCHHLIKEGATLVETSADVASQLGGLLADPTPTDLPPAKPLPELQQQVIRALAGGPRSIELLSRDTGIEPGDLMAVLMELELEGLVEQLTGSYQLTLKGSRYTDGRVLAKTPEELVSP, encoded by the coding sequence ATGGATGCATTGACCGCTACTATGGCGTTGCTGCGTCTCGAGGGAATTGGCCCGGCTCGCTACTGGCAATTACTGGAGCACTTTGCCACTGCCGAAGAGGCTCTCCAGCAGTTTCCTCAACCTCTTCTGCAAAAATTATCACCGCGGGCCCAAATCCAGTGGCGGGAATTTTCCAGCCGATCTGCCGCCAGTGAGCTCGCTGATTGGGTTGAGCGTGAGCTGGCCCGCTGTGCAGACCTGGGGGTACAGCTAGTTTGTCACAGCGATCCCGATTATCCCGCCCTGTTATCTGAGACCTCACGCCCCCCGCCTGTGCTCTATATCCGTGGTGAAAGAAGCGCTCTGAAGCTGCCTCAGGTAGCGATGGTGGGTGCCCGTCGGGCCACTGTGGCAGGTTTGGATAATGCTCGGGCCTTCGCCGTAGAATTGGCGGGTTCCGGATTTGCTATTACTTCCGGGCTGGCCCTGGGCGTGGATGCCGCAGCTCATCGGGGGGCGCTACAGGCTGCGGGCATTACGATCGCTATTTTGGGTAGTGGCGTTGACCGCATTTATCCCAAACACAATCGCCCCCTGGCGGAGGATATTCTCGCTGCAGGCGGCGCCCTGGTCAGCGAATTGCCTCTTGGCAGCAGTGCTGAGGCGAAGAATTTTCCTCGGAGGAACCGGATTATCAGTGGCCTTTCAATGGGGGTATTACTGGTAGAGGCAGCGATGCGCTCAGGTTCTCTGATTACGGCGCGTTTGGCGCTGGAGCAGAATCGAGAGGTTTTTGCGATCCCAGGTTCTATTCACAACCCAATGGCCAGGGGTTGCCACCACCTGATTAAAGAAGGTGCGACACTGGTTGAAACCAGCGCAGATGTAGCTAGCCAGCTTGGCGGTTTACTGGCAGACCCCACACCTACTGATCTCCCCCCCGCTAAACCGCTGCCAGAGCTTCAGCAACAAGTCATCAGGGCGCTTGCCGGTGGGCCTCGAAGTATCGAACTTTTATCGCGGGATACCGGAATTGAGCCGGGTGATTTAATGGCTGTATTGATGGAATTGGAGTTAGAGGGCTTGGTCGAGCAACTCACAGGGTCTTACCAGCTAACTCTGAAGGGAAGCCGCTACACGGACGGGAGGGTACTGGCTAAAACCCCTGAGGAGTTAGTGAGTCCCTAA
- the fmt gene encoding methionyl-tRNA formyltransferase produces MNIIFAGTPDFAAVHLQALLDSEHNVIAVYTQPDRPAGRGKKLLASPVKQLALSHNIPVYQPLSLRDETAQAELTALGADIMVVVAYGLILPQVVLDTPRLGCINVHASLLPRWRGAAPIQRAVEAGDSESGVAIMQMEAGLDTGPVLVESRCAITESDTGGSLHDKLAELGGPSLLQALALLESGSANPQVQDDTQANYANKITKKEAQIDWQRPAAELHRLIRAFNPFPVCWSTYQDKKGEQRLRIYSAAIEQGCHSDQPGTILSSDDEGILVACGREALRLQLIQLPGKKALPAAEILKGYREQFAPGTKLG; encoded by the coding sequence GTGAATATTATTTTTGCCGGTACGCCGGACTTTGCCGCTGTGCACCTGCAAGCGCTGCTCGACAGCGAGCACAATGTCATTGCCGTTTACACCCAACCGGACAGGCCGGCTGGGCGTGGTAAGAAATTGCTCGCCAGCCCGGTGAAACAGCTGGCACTCTCCCACAATATCCCGGTGTACCAACCCCTGAGCCTGCGCGACGAGACGGCCCAGGCGGAGCTCACTGCCCTTGGAGCGGATATTATGGTGGTGGTGGCCTACGGCCTGATACTACCGCAGGTGGTGCTGGATACCCCGCGTCTGGGCTGTATCAATGTGCACGCCTCTTTGTTGCCGCGCTGGCGCGGTGCGGCACCGATCCAACGCGCGGTGGAAGCGGGTGACAGCGAGAGCGGTGTCGCCATTATGCAAATGGAGGCGGGCCTAGATACCGGCCCAGTTTTGGTGGAAAGCCGCTGCGCGATTACTGAGTCCGATACCGGTGGCAGCTTGCACGACAAGCTGGCGGAACTCGGCGGCCCATCCCTCCTCCAGGCCTTGGCTCTACTGGAAAGTGGCAGTGCCAACCCTCAGGTACAAGACGATACCCAGGCTAACTACGCCAACAAAATTACCAAGAAAGAGGCGCAGATCGACTGGCAGCGCCCCGCTGCTGAACTGCATCGATTGATACGCGCTTTTAACCCCTTCCCGGTGTGCTGGAGCACTTATCAGGACAAGAAGGGCGAGCAGCGCCTGCGTATCTATAGCGCCGCCATCGAACAGGGCTGCCACAGTGATCAGCCCGGTACCATTCTCTCCAGTGACGACGAAGGTATTTTAGTGGCCTGCGGCCGCGAGGCCCTACGCCTCCAATTAATACAGCTACCGGGTAAAAAAGCGCTTCCCGCAGCAGAAATTTTGAAAGGCTACCGGGAGCAGTTCGCCCCGGGTACCAAACTGGGATAA
- the trkA gene encoding Trk system potassium transporter TrkA, translating to MKIVILGAGQVGGSLAEALASERNDIVLVDSDEKTLRELRDRIDIGVVLGHASHPDILMEAGIEDADILVAVTNNDETNMAACQIAHSLFRVPTKIARVRASSYLQYPELFDTQAIPIDVLISPEQLVSEYISRLMEHPGALQVLDFAGGRVQLVTVLAVQGGPLVGHQLRYLREHMPKVDTRVAAIYRRNRPIIPQGDTVIEAGDEVFFIAARADIRAVMSELRRLEHGYKRVVIAGGGNIGLRLATRLENRYSVKIIEQSHERCVFLSEELSHTIILHGSASDQELLLEESIEDTDVFLALTNDDEANIMSSLLAKRLGARKVMTLINNRAYVDLVQGGEIDIAISPQQNTIGSLLTHVRRGDMVNVHSLRRGAAEAIEVIAHGDERTSKVVGRKIEDIDLPEGASIGAIVRETENGSEVLMAHDDVIVQSDDHVIVFLIDRRQTRHVEQLFQVGFGFF from the coding sequence ATGAAAATTGTCATTCTCGGCGCCGGCCAGGTGGGCGGCTCTCTGGCGGAGGCCCTGGCCTCCGAGCGCAATGATATTGTCCTGGTGGACAGCGACGAGAAAACCCTGCGCGAACTGCGCGACCGCATCGATATCGGCGTGGTACTGGGCCACGCCTCTCACCCGGATATTCTGATGGAAGCCGGGATTGAGGATGCGGATATCCTGGTTGCAGTCACCAATAACGATGAGACCAATATGGCGGCCTGCCAGATTGCGCACTCTCTGTTTCGCGTCCCCACCAAAATCGCCCGGGTACGGGCCTCCTCCTACCTGCAATACCCGGAATTATTCGATACCCAGGCCATCCCTATCGATGTACTGATCAGCCCGGAGCAACTGGTTTCAGAGTATATCTCCCGCCTGATGGAACATCCCGGAGCCTTGCAGGTATTGGATTTTGCCGGTGGTCGCGTACAGCTGGTAACGGTTTTAGCCGTTCAGGGCGGGCCTCTGGTTGGGCACCAACTGCGCTATTTGCGCGAGCATATGCCCAAGGTAGATACCCGGGTTGCTGCGATTTATCGCCGCAACCGGCCAATTATTCCCCAGGGTGATACGGTGATTGAAGCCGGCGATGAAGTGTTCTTTATTGCCGCGCGAGCAGATATTCGTGCGGTAATGAGCGAACTGCGTCGATTGGAACACGGTTATAAACGAGTGGTGATCGCCGGCGGTGGCAATATTGGTTTGCGCTTGGCCACCCGGCTGGAGAATCGCTATTCGGTAAAAATTATTGAGCAGAGCCACGAGCGCTGTGTATTTTTATCCGAGGAGCTGTCCCACACCATTATCCTGCACGGCAGCGCCTCCGATCAGGAGCTGCTGTTGGAAGAGAGCATCGAAGATACCGATGTTTTTCTTGCCCTTACCAATGACGACGAGGCTAATATCATGTCGTCACTATTGGCCAAACGTCTGGGCGCACGCAAAGTGATGACCCTGATCAATAACCGCGCTTATGTGGACCTGGTACAGGGCGGTGAAATCGATATTGCCATCTCACCGCAGCAAAATACGATTGGCAGCCTGCTCACCCATGTGCGCCGAGGAGATATGGTCAACGTCCACTCCCTGCGTCGAGGTGCAGCTGAAGCCATTGAGGTTATCGCCCACGGTGACGAGCGCACCTCCAAGGTGGTGGGGCGCAAGATCGAAGATATCGACTTGCCCGAGGGCGCCTCGATTGGCGCCATTGTACGGGAAACGGAAAATGGCAGCGAAGTTTTGATGGCACACGATGATGTCATTGTGCAAAGCGATGACCACGTGATTGTCTTCCTTATCGACCGCCGCCAGACCCGCCATGTAGAACAACTGTTCCAAGTTGGTTTTGGCTTTTTCTGA
- the aroE gene encoding shikimate dehydrogenase: MSDRYAVVGNPIKHSLSPEIHSAFAAQTGEGVEYSKQLAPQDGFSGFVRAFFAGGGCGLNVTVPFKIQAFELADTLTERGASAGAVNTLALAKNGKILGDNTDGAGLVFDINSNLGWEIRDRKVLLLGAGGAARGALLPILAEQPAHLHIANRTAEKAVQLAAEFSQLGELSGGGLGELRGCYDLIINASSASLGGVLPPLPEGCVASHGKAYDMMYGAKPTPFTQWARGQGAESADGLGMLVEQAAESFLLWRGVRPETAPIMAKLRRDLNQTTDN; encoded by the coding sequence ATGAGTGATCGCTATGCAGTAGTGGGCAATCCCATAAAACACTCTCTCTCACCGGAGATACACAGCGCTTTTGCGGCACAAACGGGAGAGGGGGTTGAGTACAGTAAGCAGCTTGCCCCCCAGGATGGCTTTAGCGGCTTCGTACGGGCTTTCTTTGCTGGGGGTGGTTGTGGCCTCAATGTGACGGTGCCTTTTAAGATACAGGCCTTCGAATTGGCAGACACCCTGACTGAACGGGGAGCTTCCGCTGGCGCAGTTAACACTCTGGCTCTGGCGAAAAACGGGAAGATTCTCGGCGATAACACCGACGGGGCTGGTCTGGTATTTGATATTAACAGCAACTTGGGTTGGGAAATCAGGGATAGAAAAGTTCTCTTGCTTGGTGCTGGTGGTGCTGCTCGGGGAGCACTGCTTCCAATTCTGGCAGAGCAACCCGCGCATTTGCATATTGCCAACCGCACCGCAGAAAAGGCAGTGCAGCTTGCGGCAGAATTTTCCCAGTTGGGAGAGTTGAGCGGCGGTGGCCTGGGGGAGTTGAGAGGCTGCTACGACCTGATTATCAATGCGAGTTCTGCAAGCCTAGGCGGTGTGCTACCTCCATTGCCTGAAGGTTGCGTTGCGAGTCATGGCAAAGCATACGACATGATGTATGGAGCCAAGCCAACGCCTTTTACACAATGGGCGCGTGGACAGGGCGCAGAGAGTGCTGATGGCCTTGGGATGTTGGTAGAGCAGGCCGCTGAGTCATTTTTACTGTGGCGTGGTGTACGTCCTGAAACAGCGCCGATCATGGCCAAGTTGCGCCGGGACCTCAATCAGACAACCGATAATTAA
- the def gene encoding peptide deformylase — translation MAKLEILEFPDPRLREVAKPVAEVTDAHRQLLDDMFETMYAAPGIGLAAIQVNVQERIVVVDISEDGNEPLGFINPEIEVLDPEIHQYDEGCLSVPGFYETVERPRKVRVKALDRNGEPFALEAEGLLAVCIQHEVDHLDGKLFVDYVSPLKRNRIRSKLEKSQRRRA, via the coding sequence ATGGCTAAACTCGAGATACTGGAATTTCCCGATCCGCGCCTGCGCGAGGTCGCTAAACCCGTCGCTGAAGTGACCGACGCCCACCGCCAATTGCTCGACGACATGTTTGAAACCATGTACGCCGCGCCCGGCATCGGCCTCGCCGCCATCCAAGTCAATGTGCAGGAGCGCATTGTGGTGGTGGATATCTCTGAAGACGGCAATGAACCGCTCGGGTTTATCAACCCCGAGATCGAAGTGCTGGACCCGGAGATCCACCAGTACGACGAGGGCTGCCTGTCAGTTCCCGGTTTCTACGAAACGGTGGAACGCCCGCGCAAAGTGCGTGTTAAAGCCCTGGACCGCAATGGCGAACCTTTTGCCCTGGAGGCCGAGGGATTGCTGGCGGTCTGTATCCAACATGAAGTCGATCATTTGGACGGCAAGCTGTTCGTGGATTACGTCTCGCCACTGAAGCGCAACCGCATCCGCTCCAAGCTGGAAAAATCCCAGCGCCGCCGCGCCTGA
- a CDS encoding L-threonylcarbamoyladenylate synthase, protein MKYSPLSVNQAARALAAGGVIAHPTESVWGLACDPNNLLAVRRLLQLKHRPLEKGLILVSGDRTHFAPLLSDLSDGQKEQLDRSWPGPVTWLVPHRDLIPSWVCGVHKSVALRCTDHPFTAALTRAFGGAIVSTSANPAGSQPARNKYQVLRYFGRDLDFVGGGSTGGRSAPSEIRDLQSGRVLRAGA, encoded by the coding sequence ATGAAGTACTCACCACTTTCCGTAAATCAGGCTGCCCGCGCCCTGGCAGCGGGTGGTGTTATTGCCCATCCCACTGAATCTGTTTGGGGCTTGGCTTGCGATCCCAATAACCTGTTGGCTGTTAGGCGCCTGTTACAACTCAAGCATCGTCCGCTTGAAAAGGGTTTGATCCTGGTCTCCGGTGATAGAACACATTTTGCCCCCCTCCTCAGCGATCTCAGTGATGGACAAAAGGAACAGTTGGATCGCAGCTGGCCGGGCCCGGTTACCTGGCTTGTACCCCATCGGGACCTGATTCCCTCCTGGGTCTGTGGGGTGCATAAATCTGTAGCCCTGCGCTGCACCGATCATCCGTTTACCGCTGCGTTAACACGCGCCTTTGGCGGTGCTATCGTATCCACTTCAGCAAACCCGGCCGGGTCTCAACCCGCCCGCAATAAATACCAGGTACTGCGCTATTTCGGCCGCGATCTCGACTTTGTCGGTGGCGGCTCAACCGGTGGTCGCAGCGCCCCCAGTGAAATACGCGATCTGCAAAGTGGCCGCGTACTGAGGGCGGGTGCTTAA
- a CDS encoding LysM domain-containing protein has protein sequence MKKIILAAISMLAVALGVEAQDQVRLNPSYPDAYVVQKGDTLWDISSQFLVQPWYWPEIWQVNPQVENPHLIYPGDSLRLVYIDGQPQLQLQRGPRAYQLSPGVDGNRLSPSIRRQAVEDAIPAIPLDAINAFLSRTRIVEPGAFEGTPYIVSGSDDHILMGAGDTIYARGDFGAPLPSYGIYRPGPVYSDPVSGEVLGRQALGVGSVDLLQLDPDNNPDFSVATMGVRSTAREVRLDDRLMPVEERSIEALFHPSAPTIAIDSLIVGVDEGVTQIGKFDVVILNIGEREGLLPGNVLAIYKAGSTVRDRIAGDVVKLPDTRAGELMVFRTFEKMSLALVLDARRPLAVMDMVRNP, from the coding sequence ATGAAAAAAATTATCCTGGCCGCGATCTCGATGTTAGCGGTTGCCCTTGGTGTCGAAGCACAGGATCAGGTTCGCCTGAACCCCAGTTACCCCGACGCTTATGTGGTGCAAAAGGGCGATACGCTCTGGGATATTTCCAGTCAGTTTCTGGTGCAACCCTGGTACTGGCCGGAGATTTGGCAAGTGAACCCACAGGTGGAAAACCCCCACCTGATTTATCCAGGAGATAGCCTGCGCCTTGTTTATATAGACGGCCAACCACAGCTACAGCTGCAACGCGGCCCCCGGGCGTATCAACTGTCGCCGGGGGTTGATGGCAACCGCCTGTCGCCCTCGATCCGCCGCCAGGCAGTTGAGGATGCAATTCCGGCGATTCCGCTGGATGCAATTAATGCTTTCTTATCCCGTACCCGTATTGTCGAGCCCGGTGCTTTTGAAGGTACCCCTTACATTGTTTCCGGCTCCGATGACCATATTCTGATGGGAGCGGGTGATACCATCTATGCGCGCGGTGATTTTGGTGCTCCACTGCCGTCTTATGGTATTTATCGCCCCGGCCCCGTTTACTCCGACCCTGTTTCGGGTGAAGTCCTCGGGCGACAAGCCCTTGGCGTAGGTTCTGTCGACTTGCTCCAACTGGACCCGGACAACAATCCTGACTTTTCTGTTGCGACTATGGGCGTACGCAGCACTGCCCGTGAGGTTCGCCTCGATGACCGGTTGATGCCGGTGGAGGAGCGCTCAATTGAAGCCCTGTTTCATCCCAGTGCGCCCACTATCGCTATCGATAGCCTGATTGTAGGGGTTGATGAAGGGGTTACCCAAATTGGTAAATTTGATGTCGTAATCCTCAATATTGGTGAACGGGAAGGATTACTGCCGGGCAATGTCCTGGCGATATACAAAGCGGGTTCAACGGTACGCGATCGTATTGCCGGTGATGTGGTTAAGCTTCCGGATACCCGCGCTGGTGAGTTAATGGTGTTCCGCACCTTTGAAAAAATGAGCCTAGCCCTGGTACTGGACGCTCGTCGCCCGCTGGCAGTGATGGATATGGTGCGCAACCCCTAA
- the rsmB gene encoding 16S rRNA (cytosine(967)-C(5))-methyltransferase RsmB: protein MSRDVRAEAARVIASLLEERGSLARLLPAAEDKVEERDRPLLRELCYGSARTAPRLQLIAAKLLRKKVSDIEVNALILLGIYQLEYTRIPDHAAISATVNAARSLGLDRATGLINGVLRNALRNSEQLQRKLSGNPQFSSMHPAWLQQQIKAAWPEKASDIFRANNANPPMTLRVNTAKISREDYLQQLDETGLSAEPCTISPVGITLVEPVSVTVLPGFAEGLVSVQDESAQLAALLLQPQENARVLDACAAPGGKSCHLLEQESSIQLSALDIEEDRLVRVEENLERNGQSAELICADATSPNEWWDGQQYDQILLDAPCSATGVIRRNPDIKLLRREADITELVALQGKILRALWPLVKPGGQLLYATCSSLPTENSEVVAAFIAETEDASDNTPELLNDKPWGEKQVAGMQLLPQTGGGDGFYYALLSKAE, encoded by the coding sequence ATGAGCAGAGATGTACGCGCCGAGGCCGCCCGAGTTATTGCCTCACTGCTGGAAGAACGTGGCTCGTTGGCAAGACTTCTGCCTGCCGCCGAGGACAAAGTCGAGGAGCGCGATCGCCCCCTGTTGCGGGAGCTCTGTTACGGCAGTGCCCGCACGGCACCGCGCCTGCAATTGATCGCCGCCAAGTTACTGCGTAAAAAAGTCTCGGATATTGAGGTCAATGCACTGATCCTGCTGGGCATCTACCAGCTCGAGTACACTCGCATCCCCGATCACGCCGCCATATCTGCAACCGTCAATGCCGCGCGCAGCCTCGGTCTGGACAGAGCGACCGGGCTGATCAACGGGGTGCTGCGCAACGCCCTGCGCAACAGTGAGCAGCTTCAGCGCAAGCTGTCCGGCAATCCACAGTTCAGCTCTATGCACCCGGCCTGGTTACAGCAGCAGATTAAAGCCGCCTGGCCTGAGAAGGCGTCAGACATCTTCCGCGCCAACAATGCCAACCCACCCATGACCTTGCGGGTAAATACTGCCAAGATCTCGCGCGAGGACTATTTACAACAGCTCGATGAAACCGGCCTCTCCGCCGAGCCCTGTACTATTTCCCCGGTCGGTATCACCCTGGTTGAGCCGGTTTCAGTCACAGTGCTACCGGGCTTTGCCGAGGGCTTGGTCAGTGTTCAGGATGAGTCCGCACAATTAGCGGCGCTGCTGTTACAGCCGCAGGAAAATGCCCGGGTGTTGGACGCGTGTGCGGCACCTGGAGGCAAGAGTTGCCACTTATTGGAGCAGGAATCCAGCATTCAGTTGAGCGCGTTGGATATTGAGGAGGACCGCCTGGTGCGGGTCGAGGAAAACCTCGAGCGCAACGGGCAGAGTGCCGAGCTTATCTGTGCCGATGCCACGTCTCCGAATGAGTGGTGGGACGGGCAGCAATACGACCAGATACTACTGGACGCACCCTGTTCGGCAACCGGGGTAATTCGCCGCAACCCGGATATCAAACTATTGCGCCGGGAAGCAGACATTACCGAGTTAGTGGCTTTGCAGGGCAAGATCCTGCGCGCTCTTTGGCCCCTGGTTAAACCGGGCGGGCAGTTGCTTTACGCCACCTGTTCCAGCCTACCGACGGAAAACAGCGAAGTCGTCGCAGCGTTCATTGCGGAGACAGAGGATGCGAGCGACAATACCCCTGAACTGCTAAACGATAAGCCCTGGGGCGAGAAACAAGTTGCCGGTATGCAGCTTCTACCCCAAACCGGCGGCGGTGACGGTTTCTACTACGCTCTGCTGAGCAAAGCTGAATAA
- a CDS encoding catalase, whose protein sequence is MADKPKLTTDAGAPVPDNQNSLTAGPDGPLLIQDYQLIEKLAHQNRERIPERAVHAKGWGAYGILRVTGDISNYTCARVLQPGAETPLLARFSTVAGELGAADAERDVRGFALKFYTEEGNWDLVGNNTPVFFVRDPYKFPDFIHTQKRHPRTHLRSPTAMWDFWSLSPESLHQVTILFSDRGLPISPLHMNGYGSHTFSLWNHNGERFWVKFHFKTQQGHRYFTNTEAEAVIGRSRESYQEAMYSAIENGECPKWTFQIQVMTEADLGKTSYNPFDLTKVWPHGDYPPIEVGTMELNRNPQDYFAEIEQAAFSPSNIVPGISFSPDKMLQARIFSYADAHRHRLGTHYESLPVNAPRCPVHNYYRDGEMNSTGIRSGNPDAFYEPNSFSGPEGDPKAKEPPLPISGAADRYDHRKGNDDYSQVRALFDLFDDEQKQRLYSNIAEAMAGVPDEVIQRQLAEFHKVHPSYASGVKMAL, encoded by the coding sequence ATGGCGGATAAACCCAAACTCACCACTGATGCCGGCGCTCCGGTTCCCGATAACCAAAACAGTCTTACAGCGGGGCCAGATGGCCCCCTGTTGATTCAGGACTATCAGCTTATTGAAAAACTGGCTCACCAAAATCGTGAGCGTATACCCGAGCGGGCGGTACATGCCAAAGGTTGGGGCGCCTATGGGATTTTGAGGGTTACCGGTGATATCTCAAACTACACCTGTGCCCGGGTGCTGCAGCCGGGGGCAGAGACCCCACTGTTGGCCCGTTTTTCAACCGTGGCCGGTGAATTGGGTGCAGCTGATGCGGAACGGGATGTGCGTGGTTTTGCACTGAAGTTTTATACGGAGGAGGGCAATTGGGATTTGGTCGGCAACAATACGCCAGTCTTTTTTGTACGAGACCCCTACAAATTTCCGGACTTTATCCACACACAAAAACGGCATCCACGCACTCACTTGCGCTCCCCCACAGCCATGTGGGATTTCTGGTCGTTGAGTCCCGAGAGTCTTCACCAAGTGACCATACTGTTCTCCGATCGCGGTTTGCCCATATCTCCGTTGCATATGAATGGTTATGGCTCCCATACCTTCTCCCTGTGGAATCACAATGGGGAGCGCTTCTGGGTGAAATTCCATTTCAAGACCCAGCAGGGACATAGGTATTTTACCAATACGGAAGCTGAAGCTGTGATTGGACGCTCGAGGGAGAGTTACCAGGAGGCGATGTACAGCGCGATAGAAAATGGGGAATGTCCGAAGTGGACATTCCAAATTCAGGTCATGACCGAGGCAGACCTTGGCAAAACAAGTTACAACCCCTTTGACCTCACCAAGGTTTGGCCCCACGGGGATTACCCTCCCATCGAGGTGGGAACCATGGAGTTGAATCGCAACCCGCAAGACTACTTTGCAGAAATTGAGCAGGCAGCTTTCTCCCCATCCAATATCGTACCGGGTATCAGTTTCTCACCAGATAAGATGCTGCAGGCGCGTATATTCTCTTATGCCGATGCACACCGTCATCGCTTGGGAACTCACTATGAGAGTCTTCCTGTGAATGCACCGCGTTGTCCGGTCCATAATTATTACCGGGATGGTGAAATGAATAGTACAGGTATCCGCAGTGGTAATCCGGATGCCTTTTATGAGCCGAATAGTTTTTCTGGACCAGAGGGGGACCCAAAAGCGAAAGAACCCCCGTTACCAATATCCGGTGCGGCAGATAGATATGACCACCGCAAAGGTAATGACGATTACAGTCAGGTTCGAGCGCTCTTTGATTTGTTCGACGATGAACAAAAGCAGCGTTTATACAGCAATATTGCAGAAGCGATGGCGGGTGTACCAGATGAAGTAATTCAGCGACAATTGGCTGAGTTCCACAAAGTACATCCCAGCTATGCGTCAGGGGTAAAAATGGCGCTTTGA